From the Microtus ochrogaster isolate Prairie Vole_2 chromosome 8, MicOch1.0, whole genome shotgun sequence genome, the window CATGGGTCCACATGTAGGTTACCTGCTGTCCAAAATGCCGTGTTTGACATTCAATCCATGTGTAGAAACATCAAATCCAAGCACTGCACTCAGACGGAAGGACGACAGCTGGAAAGCCTCCAGCTCAGAGGTCTGTCTCCACAGAGGAGAAACAAATTTGTTAGTCCCCATGGAAGACATGGCACAACACTTGCTTTCTCCATTCACTGATCACTGAGTGAAGCTGTGTGATGTACTCTTGATGGCACTTAACGGAGGTGACCCTGGGCATTTTATTTATCCCTGAACTTAAGAGGTAATGAGAATAGCACCCATTCCATAATTAGGTTTAAATACATCAATGCAAGGAAAACACCTTAGTCAGGGCCTTGCGCATGCCAACAACTGCTAGCTACTATTACTTAAAACACTTTCACCCAAGGAGGTGGAAGGTTTAGAACAGAAAATAGGAGATTTAGCCACTGGTACTGGTTCCTGACAGCAGCTTCCACCTGCTCATCCAAAACTCATCAAGAGTGGTCCTCAATATCTGCAGGTGACTGATCCAAGCCAGCTTGGCAGATGGAAAACTGATCAAGAAATGCAGTTTTAGGAACAGGGCAATAAAGTTTAATCTTGCAACTTAATAGACTTGGAGGCGTTCCGGTCAATGTAGAAGACCTTGCGAGCCTCAGAGGAGAAGCCCAGGCCAGCCCCACGGCTGGACTTACAGCTCATGGCCCGGTCATAGTCCTGCTGCAGATTCTGCTGGAGTGTGTCTGAAGACTTCTTGTCCAGGGCCATGTTGTGCCTGCTAGTCATGCTGGGAGGGCGGCTGAATGATGGGGACAGATGCTTAAAGCCACCCATAAGCTTCAGGAATTTCAgcttctgctcttcattttcaAAGCCAGCAGTGTCCCACTGGCCAAACTGGGTTCCCTGAGTAGAGAGTAAAGGCTGTCATTGCCCTTGAAGATAAACACCTCCTCTCCCTCAGCCAAGCAATGGACTGTTTCATCCATCCTAATGAGTCCTAACACTTAATGGGAGTGATATGTCAAGAAGGACCAGCCCGAGAGCCCACCACTGGCTTCTCACAAGGGCATCACTGCACACCAAGCTAATTTGAGCTCTACTCTTTCTCCCAACACATGGTGACAGCGAGAAACTTCATCTCACTTCATGTATCACACACAATACCTCAAAACACAAGCACACCTCACCTGACTCTGTAACACTTCCCAACCTTTCCACAGCCCACcttgtgttttttgtgtgttcacccacagtgtatgtgcacacacgtggaggtcagaggataatctcAGGTTGGTCCTTGTCTTCTACCTTGAGAATCAATCTCTATTGATTTTTCTGCTGCATATGCTTGGCTGGCCCTGAGCTTCCAGAGATTCTCCTGTATTGCCTATATTATGTAGTGAGCCTCTGATTTTAAGTATCCATTCTGAGAGGGAAGCTTATTAACATCCAGGAAGTAAATTCATAAGTCTCAGACAGTCCTTGGAACTTAGCAGATCACAAGGCCCTTTCCTCAAGGTCACATGAGCAGGAAGGACTGCAGACCAGCTGAGCAGCCTGCAAGTTGTGCACAGAACTCCAGAGTTTCAGCTTTCatgagctgtcactcatgctgaGGGGACTTTTGGCAATGCAGCCACCCTTCAGCTATTCATACTCTTCTAAGTAACACCTCACCCATACTCCTGCAACCCCAATAAACTAGTTTATTCAGTTTTGGTGGTATCATTACTTTGGTCTGACATTAACTCCCTATCTAGGTTAAGCAGATGTTTGGTTGTACAGCCAATAGATCAGTGTCATACAACAAACTCCCAGCACCTCACAGAAGTGCTGACATCACAGACACTTGTGTGTCTGGCTTTCAAGGGACTTGTGGGGATTCAAActtagatcctcatgcttgcttgagtggcaagtgctttacgCACCAAGCTACCTCCCTCACCCCTTTCTCCACCTTGTAGCACAGAGCACATTATAAGCCTTCCCTCAGTCTCAACACAGCAAAGCTGCCCCACACCACAGCNNNNNNNNNNNNNNNNNNNNNNNNNNNNNNNNNNNNNNNNNNNNNNNNNNNNNNNNNNNNNNNNNNNNNNNNNNNNNNNNNNNNNNNNNNNNNNNNNNNNNNNNNNNNNNNNNNNNNNNNNNNNNNNNNNNNNNNNNNNNNNNNNNNNNNNNNNNNNNNNNNNNNNNNNNNNNNNNNNNNNNNNNNNNNNNNNNNNNNNNNNNNNNNNNNNNNNNNNNNNNNNNNNNNNNNNNNNNNNNNNNNNNNNNNNNNNNNNNNNNNNNNNNNNNNNNNNNNNNNNNNNNNNNNNNNNNNNNNNNNNNNNNNNNNNNNNNNNNNNNNNNNNNNNNNNNNNNNNNNNNNNNNNNNNNNNNNNNNNNNNNNNNNNNNNNNNNNNNNNNNNNNNNNNNNNNNNNNNNNNNNNNNNNNNNNNNNNNNNNNNNNNNNNNNNNNNNNNNNNNNNNNNNNNNNNNNNNNNNNNNNNNNNNNNNNNNNNNNNNNNNNNNNNNNNNNNNNNNNNNNNNNNNNNNNNNNNNNNNNNNNNNNNNNNNNNNNNNNNNNNNNNNNNNNNNNNNNNNNNNNNNNNNNNNNNNNNNNNNNNNNNNNNNNNNNNNNNNNNNNNNNNNNNNNNNNNNNNNNNNNNNNNNNNNNNNNNNNNNNNNNNNNNNNNNNNNNNNNNNNNNNNNNNNNNNNNNNNNNNNNNNNNNNNNNNNNNNNNNNNNNNNNNNNNNNNNNNNNNNNNNNNNNNNNNNNNNNNNNNNNNNNNNNNNNNNNNNNNNNNNNNNNNNNNNNNNNNNNNNNNNNNNNNNNNNNNNNNNNNNNNNNNNNNNNNNNNNNNNNNNNNNNNNNNNNNNNNNNNNNNNNNNNNNNNNNNNNNNNNNNNNNNNNNNNNNNNNNNNNNNNNNNNNNNNNNNNNNNNNNNNNNNNNNNNNNNNNNNNNNNNNNNNNNNNNNNNNNNNNNNNNNNNNNNNNNNNNNNNNNNNNNNNNNNNNNNNNNNNNNNNNNNNNNNNNNNNNNNNNNNNNNNNNNNNNNNNNNNNNNNNNNNNNNNNNNNNNNNNNNNNNNNNNNNNNNNNNNNNNNNNNNNNNNNNNNNNNNNNNNNNNNNNNNNNNNNNNNNNNNNNNNNNNNNNNNNNNNNNNNNNNNNNNNNNNNNNNNNNNNNNNNNNNNNNNNNNNNNNNNNNNNNNNNNNNNNNNNNNNNNNNNNNNNNNNNNNNNNNNNNNNNNNNNNNNNNNNNNNNNNNNNNNNNNNNNNNNNNNNNNNNNNNNNNNNNNNNNNNNNNNNNNNNNNNNNNNNNNNNNNNNNNNNNNNNNNNNNNNNNNNNNNNNNNNNNNNNNNNNNNNNNNNNNNNNNNNNNNNNNNNNNNNNNNNNNNNNNNNNNNNNNNNNNNNNNNNNNNNNNNNNNNNNNNNNNNNNNNNNNNNNNNNNNNNNNNNNNNNNNNNNNNNNNNNNNNNNNNNNNNNNNNNNNNNNNNNNNNNNNNNNNNNNNNNNNNNNNNNNNNNNNNNNNNNNNNNNNNNNNNNNNNNNNNNNNNNNNNNNNNNNNNNNNNNNNNNNNNNNNNNNNNNNNNNNNNNNNNNNNNNNNNNNNNNNNNNNNNNNNNNNNNNNNNNNNNNNNNNNNNNNNNNNNNNNNNNNNNNNNNNNNNNNNNNNNNNNNNNNNNNNNNNNNNNNNNNNNNNNNNNNNNNNNNNNNNNNNNNNNNNNNNNNNNNNNNNNNNNNNNNNNNNNNNNNNNNNNNNNNNNNNNNNNNNNNNNNNNNNNNNNNNNNNNNNNNNNNNNNNNNNNNNNNNNNNNNNNNNNNNNNNNNNNNNNNNNNNNNNNNNNNNNNNNNNNNNNNNNNNNNNNNNNNNNNNNNNNNNNNNNNNNNNNNNNNNNNNNNNNNNNNNNNNNNNNNNNNNNNNNNNNNNNNNNNNNNNNNNNNNNNNNNNNNNNNNNNNNNNNNNNNNNNNNNNNNNNNNNNNNNNNNNNNNNNNNNNNNNNNNNNNNNNNNNNNNNNNNNNNNNNNNNNNNNNNNNNNNNNNNNNNNNNNNNNNNNNNNNNNNNNNNNNNNNNNNNNNNNNNNNNNNNNNNNNNNNNNNNNNNNNNNNNNNNNNNNNNNNNNNNNNNNNNNNNNNNNNNNNNNNNNNNNNNNNNNNNNNNNNNNNNNNNNNNNNNNNNNNNNNNNNNNNNNNNNNNNNNNNNNNNNNNNNNNNNNNNNNNNNNNNNNNNNNNNNNNNNNNNNNNNNNNNNNNNNNNNNNNNNNNNNNNNNNNNNNNNNNNNNNNNNNNNNNNNNNNNNNNNNNNNNNNNNNNNNNNNNNNNNNNNNNNNNNNNNNNNNNNNNNNNNNNNNNNNNNNNNNNNNNNNNNNNNNNNNNNNNNNNNNNNNNNNNNNNNNNNNNNNNNNNNNNNNNNNNNNNNNNNNNNNNNNNNNNNNNNNNNNNNNNNNNNNNNNNNNNNNNNNNNNNNNNNNNNNNNNNNNNNNNNNNNNNNNNNNNNNNNNNNNNNNNNNNNNNNNNNNNNNNNNNNNNNNNNNNNNNNNNNNNNNNNNNNNNNNNNNNNNNNNNNNNNNNNNNNNNNNNNNNNNNNNNNNNNNNNNNNNNNNNNNNNNNNNNNNNNNNNNNNNNNNNNNNNNNNNNNNNNNNNNNNNNNNNNNNNNNNNNNNNNNNNNNNNNNNNNNNNNNNNNNNNNNNNNNNNNNNNNNNNNNNNNNNNNNNNNNNNNNNNNNNNNNNNNNNNNNNNNNNNNNNNNNNNNNNNNNNNNNNNNNNNNNNNNNNNNNNNNNNNNNNNNNNNNNNNNNNNNNNNNNNNNNNNNgctacatgagaccctatctaagcaaacaaaaagacctACTCCATCCCCTCTGCCCATCCCCTGAGGCCATAATAGGAGCCCATTTAATAGAAGTGGAAACTGAGGTTCTCCAAGGAGAAGACACTAGCCTAGAGAGTGGCAGTTAGTAACTGGCCTCAGGTCTCACATCCAGATCAATGCTGTCTGTTAAGCGGGAGGCTAAGGACAGAGCAGGCCCTACCCCTAGGTGtggtccttccctctctcctcccaaatTTACTAAGTACCAAGTCcatggccacacctcccaaaCACATCACAAAACTTTCTGTGCCACCTCCTATTCCCCTTTCTGTACCTAAACTCCACAGTGGCTCCCTTGGGTCACTGCCCAGTAAAAATGTCCCCATGGTCCTGGAGTGAACCAGAGTGACACATTAGCTAGTTCCTGCCACCCTGTCACCAGTCTAAGTCCACTCCCACGTCCGGGCCCTGCACGCTAAGGACAGGTACCACCACTCTCCGGGTCTCAGGGTAAGTGCCACCTGCTCCGAGAAGCCTTCCTCCTAGTCATCTAGGACAGCATACAAACCCTCCTCCACACTCACCCCCTCCAGGCCCTAGACCAatagttttcaaccttcctaatgttgtggtcctttaacagttcctcatgttgtgatcacccaaccataaaattcttcTTGTTGCtattccataactgtaattttgctactgttaagaattgtaatacagccaggcagtggtggcacacacctttagtcccagctacagagaaactgtctcaaaaaaaaaaaaaaaaaaaaaaaaaaggaaaagaattgtaATACAGCcgggtggaggcagaggcaggtggatctctgtgagtttgaggtcagcctagtctataaagcgagtgtcaggacagccagggctgttaaacagagaaaccctgtctagaaaaactaaaaagaactgcaatgtaaatatctgttttccaatggtcCTGTGAAACAGTCATTTGACCCTCATGGGGATTGTGACCTgtcacaggttgagagccactgaacTAGAGAGGCTGATGAGGGTCCTGTGTACCTGCACACCCAGCACAGGCGGGATACCAGCTAGGAGCTGAGGTTCGGCAGCTGACTGAAGGCAGACATGTGATGCTATGGCCAGGCCCAACAACCTATGTATCGATGGCCCTCATATTTTCTCCCACCTGGCCTACCTTCTCAGAGAGGGTCCGGACATTTTCCAAATCTTGGAAAGACTTAAGGGTCTTGAGTCTTAGAGGCCTGGCCCCCACTTCCATATCTCCTGCATGCCCTTAGCACCCTCCATGGGCACTTCTCACAGCTACAAAGAGCCCCTTCTCATCCCAGCATCTACAACAGGACAGGAAGCCTAGGTGGCACATCTCAGCGGTGAGCTCCCTAGCAGGGAGACCAGCACCTTCAGAGGAAGTGCAGCTGGCTCAGACCAATTCTGTGCCTGGGCACCTTAGGTTCTAGATGTCAATTCCACCACAGTAAACCCACCGTCCACTTCTTGGGTTCTGAAGCCTCTGTCTTGCCCGACTCACGATCAATCTCCTCCTGCAAGGCCTTCCGCCTCACCTATGCACGACAAAAGAGGGTGATGAGAcccagaatctttttttttttaaactttttatggtttatttaacttttattttatgtgcattggtgtgaaggtatgaagtgtcagatcctctggaactggatcttcagacagttgtgagctgccatgtgggtgctgggaattgaacccgggtcctctggaagagcagtcagtgctcttaaccactgagccatctctccagcccccgagaccCAGAATCTTAATGCTGCAGGGGTGCGGGGTGGCAGTTCAAGAGTTTCACTCTGCTACCAAGCATACAGGACACTCTGGTTAATAGCTGGCCCCTGGGCCTGAAACACTTGTCTTGGGCACAATTTCTTGAGAAGTGATTTTCTTGTAACAGAGAGTCATCCCTTTACCAGGAGAATATTCTATAACAGTGATGTTTTGAAACTTGTCCACACTGTAATGCCTAGGCCCTGTTTAGTGCATACATATTGTGTATACTGAAGTCAACTTCCACAAGGAAAGCACTGCTTTCTAGAAACAAGGCAGACACGAGCTGGAATCCCAACAATGCTGCTGACCAGCTGTGCAGCCTTGCAAACCTCACCTAACCTTTCTGATCACTGGATTATTCATCTGCAGAAGTGGAAAAGCTCCAGAAGCTTGTGATTGGGGAACAGCAGCATCTGTAGCAGAGAACTGGGCACTCTCAGGCTAGGCCAGCTCAGGGTCTCTGCCGGCACCTTGCCAGGGATTTAGATCTAACTTATTCTCCTTCAGGACTTTGAAATGAAGGGACCTTTCATACaattctaaacacaaaatgtATAGAGCTGCTGTAGAGGAGAAACCAGGGAAGAGGGTAACAGGTGAGTGATCGATCACCAAGACAGAGCAGTGAGTAGATAGATCTGCATGACTCCCCCTTCTCAGTCACAGAGTGAGCACTCAGGAGTTCACGCACGACAGTGAGTGAGAACTCCAGCTGTTGTCCTCTCAGAAATGTGCTATCTTCCCATTTTAGACACAAGCAACTTTCAGTATTTATGGGAAAACAAGAGACTCAAGGGCCACCCTGAAAGCCTCAGGGACTACATTTAGTAGGCACAGAGAACTACAAAGTCCAAGAGCTCTGCACAGTGCTGGGTGGCTGGGGCTGCTCAGCATTTGGCTGTCTTAGGGGACTAAGGACACCCAAAAGCAGCAAGGGACAGGGCTTGGGAGAATTGAGACCCCATGGTCAGGCCCTCTGCAAGGTGTCCTGGGCCACTACAGCATCCCTGGGCCTGCAGTGAGGTTAGGAACTGCCTGGAGGCCAGTGCTTCAGGCCTGCCCAGGAGAGATGCTCCAGCAGCTTCCCTCCTCTGGTCCTCCCCTTAGATACAGCACTACAGCAGGTTTGGCTCATCATCATCTCTTCTGGTGGCTCTCTTCAGACCCTACCCACTTCTAAACACAgcctcatctttctttcttccctaaggTGGAGATGATGACCTGAGAGGCAGGATTAGCCAATCTGACATAGTGCTGCCTCAGCAGGCACCATGGGGACCAGCTGCCTCCTTCCAATACACCCTCCCCTTGGCTTCCACGGCTGCCTGGAAGGACCCACGCTGATCCACAGAAGAGAAGGGTCAGCAGCCAGTAAACCACAGACTAACACCAGGCCCCCACAGCTCCTCAATCCTGCCAGGCCAAAGAGTCAAGGGACATAAAAACGGCCCATCTCCACAAAATCTAAATCCCTCACAGGAACCTGCATGTGACAGAGTGGAAACTAGTCTCTAAAGCTCCTGAAGTAATTCATGGAGACAACCCATGGGTGTGGCTGGGTGCATGTACCTGCCCTAGCTATAGACAGGGTCATAGGACCTCCGTCTTCCTGACAGCCTGCAATGGGTTACATGGGAGGGCCTATCAGGACCCTTAGAAATAGTCACAGCAGTTTTGGGATCCCCTAGTTAGAGGTACAGGAGGGTATGAGTTCACCTGCCCCTAGAGGTGTGCCATGGAATCAGCCAAAAGGCCTTCAGAGATCCTAGTCCCTCTGAGCCCAAGAACTTGTAGCCTGATGTGTGCTGAGTGTTCCTAGGGGGTGACAAGAGGTAAAGCGGGGGGCATGGGACAGGCTGGGCCATACCTGATCTATGCAGGCCTCATCCATGTTGCCTTTCTTTTCCAGTACCACCTCCAGGTCTGTGTCCGACTCCTGCAGGAAAGGCAGATATTAACTCAGGCAAGCCCCAGCAGCCCTCTGAGTAAAGTCACACGATctaggaaagaggagagagcacAGCAGCACTAGCGTCTGCCACCAAGACAGAACCTCAGTAGACACTTTCCTTGCCCACTTTCCCTTTCATGCATCTCCCCAGCAAATGGTGCCATGAAGTCAGACGACAGACAAAgaagcagaggctcagagaggtaaaGGGATTTACAACCAGATCACACCCTGAAGCTCAGTGACAGGCTAACTCCAATTCAGCTCTCCAGACTCAAGGCTGATGGCCCAGCAGGGGTCTCCCCAGCTATTTTTATCCAAGTCCTAGGGGTATCTTCTAATTGCAAGGCAGGCCAGGGGCAGTACCTGGTCTCCCACGAATGACAACTGCCAACAGCTTTTGAATTCTTTCTTCAGAATGCTGTACATGGCCCCGCTgccatgtatgtgtatatgggatgactgggtgtgtgtgcgcgcatgtgcacatgcatgcatatgtgcacttTCTTTACCCCTCCTTACACTATTACAGGCCTGTGTGACTCAGGAAACTTTGTGGGCTGTCTGGAAGATGTGAGGCAGAGGGGATACCTTCCCTGATCTCTTCAGGGAAAGTGATCCTAAAATCAAATGGAACTGGCTTCAGGGTTCCCTAACCCTGAAGTTTGTGTGTTGCATGTCCATGGGTACATTCAGTTGGAGGCAATCAGCGTTGTCTTCTGTCATTCTCTTATCATTGCCTTGAGAGGGGTCTCTCAAAGAACCAGAAGCTAGCTTTTGGAACCTCCCTTCCTActagtgctgagatcacaggcatatACTGCCATGCACAGCTTTTAGGTGgctactggggatttgaactcaggtcccagtGGTTacagagcaagcactcttacccactaaccatctccctagctctgAGTTTCTGAATAAAGAGGAGCATGTCTGATTGGCCTAAGTTTACCCAGGACTCATATAATAAAGGAGAGAATGGTCTTcctcaaattgtcttctgactcgCACAATCAAGCCATGTGTGGTCAAACAGAGAGAGCCTAATGCATGAAGACAAAGCTGGGAGGCCAGCAACGAGAAGCCCTTTGCAGGCCCCAACATGGGACTATCCCTGTCATCCCAACCCCATCTGGAAAAGAAGATGAAGGTCAGCAACATCTTCCTGACAGCCCTGTCTCCCAAGGTGCTCCTCACTCAGGAAATGGCCATCAGCAACTGCAGGAGGGAGGGCCACTGGACAATGGCTGGCAGAGCTAGAGAAGCCAGAGCTTGCTCCCATTGAAGACAGCCACTTCTTGGGCTGTTGAGACAATGGAAAATGGCTTTTCGGAAAGGACACACTAGCATCTCCTGACACGCTTAGGGGTCTCCTGAACCAGAAGCAACACTGTCTGGGTGTGTCACCCAACTCTACCTGGCCCCAACTGGGTGACCTCAGACAAATTCTTCAGCCTCACGCTGTCCTTATCTGTGAGCTAGAGAGAAGCAGGATGGTTTCTCCATTGGACTTGTAGGTGAAGTTGAGAGCTCTGAGCTTCAAGCACGCTATGTAATCCTACAGACTATAGCTGCAGATACCAGGCTATCTCAAACTATTAGTTTTGGAGGTAGCCAGCAAGTGAAAAGAACACAAGCCATAAAACAGTCATGTAAAAATAGACTCCATTTATGGATGGCGAAGGATAACTGTACTTCTTACTAGAGATGCTACAGGAGCCCCGGGATCCGCTGTACTTGAAAACAGCTAATTCCTATCCTTTTCtagcacatattcacacacacacacacacacagtgaggggCTCCGTTAACTAAATGCGCAAGTGCCCATGCTGACGTGTCTATAGGTACTCACATGGCAACCCCACCAAGTCCCAAGGAATcctacctcttcttcctcctgccagcGGTCTTCCTTTACTCcactgtctttcctcttctttttcttccttttcacagCCAGCCCTTCACTGTCTAGTTGGTCCACCTTTTTCTTGgatttcactttcttcttcccaggggacTTTGGGCTGTCTATCGGGATGTAGTCCAAAGCTTCGCTTTTGAATGACTTCTTACTTCCTTTCTTCAGGCTGCTCTCTACAGAGACCTTGGAGTGGATTGGGAGGATGTCTCCCTCTTGGTGggtattcttcttttttttctttgtgctgtgCTCTCTGGGGCtcccctgcttccttttctgcccCAAGGCCGCCTGCTCCTCACCCCCTGTCTCCCCTGAGCATGGGCACAAAGCATCCCCAGCCTCACAGAACCAAGAGTCCTGGGGAGGACAGGCCTCAATGTCCAgaacctttttttccttcctgtgttttTTGGCCTTCTTACCGGCTTTGCTTACTTCCTCAGCACGCTTGGGGTCTGGGGAGGTCTTCAGCACTGAGCCTTGGGAAGCAGCTGGTGGCAAggacttcctcctcttctttttcttctctccgcTGAGGCATTCTGCTGACTGCTCACAAACCTGCCTTCTAGGGCTGGGGG encodes:
- the Knop1 gene encoding lysine-rich nucleolar protein 1; the protein is MHAVSKATVGDVRPRPGSRHPSRGRARSAKMTSGSQRRGRSRGVAWPAGAPGMVTKTQKVDLGPRLPEKKKKKKKRKKAMVTEVTEPETQYSVLNNNDYFVDVSPPRVTSSSNNVGEGQDPETSLGKRKKKKKSPSAHLEEHLESEATQRGWKKSPSPRRQVCEQSAECLSGEKKKKRRKSLPPAASQGSVLKTSPDPKRAEEVSKAGKKAKKHRKEKKVLDIEACPPQDSWFCEAGDALCPCSGETGGEEQAALGQKRKQGSPREHSTKKKKKNTHQEGDILPIHSKVSVESSLKKGSKKSFKSEALDYIPIDSPKSPGKKKVKSKKKVDQLDSEGLAVKRKKKKRKDSGVKEDRWQEEEEESDTDLEVVLEKKGNMDEACIDQVRRKALQEEIDRESGKTEASEPKKWTGTQFGQWDTAGFENEEQKLKFLKLMGGFKHLSPSFSRPPSMTSRHNMALDKKSSDTLQQNLQQDYDRAMSCKSSRGAGLGFSSEARKVFYIDRNASKSIKLQD